The genomic window ATACGATCTACCATGTGAGCAAGGGTACTTTCGGGACGATTAGTAATGCCTAAAATTCGGGCATCGTAAGGAAATTCTAAGCCCATTCTGCGCTGTTTTTCCATCTCCAATGCGGCTAAAGTATCGGCGGTTTCCCCTGACTGTGTGACCCCAACGGTTAAGGTATTAGCTAACATGGGGGCAGGAGAATAACGAAACTCTGAGGCATATTGCACCATCGTGGGAATACCGGCTAATTGTTCGAGTAAATATTTACCCACGACACTAGCATTCCAACTGGTCCCACAAGCGACAATTTGAATATAATCGACGTTGTCACATAATTCTGCTGCTAATCCTAGCGCAATGGGGCTTTTTTCTTCCCCATTTTCAATATTCCAGCTAGGATCTAAATAGGTTTCTAAACAACTTCTTACTACCGAAGGTTGCTCATAAATTTCTTTGAGCATGAAATGACGAAACCCTTGTTTTTCAACGGTGGCAATATTCCAATCAAGGGTTCTCGGAAGCTTTCTCAGGCGTTTGAGGTCAAAATCGTAAACTTCTACGCCGAGGGCAGTTAAACGGGCAATTTCGCCGTTTTCCAGAGATAAAACCGCATGGGTATGAGGCACAACCGCCGTGACATCGGAGGCGCAGAAAAATTCCCCTTGTCCAAAGCCGATAATTAAAGGGGCCTGATGCCGTGCGACAATAATTTCATCCGGGTAGTCTGCACAGATAACGGCGATCGCAAAAGACCCATTGAGACGATGAACAGCTTTTTGTACTGCTTCTAATAACCCATCATAATCAACGGTTTCAGGAAGATATTGAGCAATTAAATGGGGAATTACTTCGGTATCAGTTTCTGAGAGAAATTCACACCCTTTCTCTATCAATTCTTCCCGTAATTCTTGGTGATTTTCAATAATGCCATTTTGCACCACTGCCACCCGTTTGCTACTATCTCTGTGAGGGTGGGCGTTATGTTCTTCTGGTTTGCCGTGGGTGGCCCAGCGAGTGTGGCCGATACCCATTTGTGAGGGGTTAACCTCCCGTTCTAATTTTTCTCTGAGGTTATAGAGTTTGCCTTTTGCCCTCGTACAGTGTACCGTACCTTCTAAAACTGTAGCAATACCGGCTGAATCATAGCCTCTGTATTCTAATCGTTCTAAACCGTCGATTAATACCTCGGTTGCTGTTTTGGTGCCAATATAGCCAACAATTCCACACATAATTTTATATATATTGATGATTAATTTATTAATTGTCGATGATGATGCCAAAAATGACCAGGGTTTTATGATTTATTGATGACTTATCTTAGGTCATAAGTTGTCTAGACGTGGGTTACCCCTTTTCTGTTTCATTCAATCAATGTACGGTTTGTCAAGACTAAATAAATTATAAAATCATCTAATATATGGATATATGGATCTATTTTGCCCACCTGTAACTTAAGTCAACAAAGATAAGTTACAGGTGGGCAAATAATCAAAAAATTATTAATTAATAGATAATTGACAATTATTTGTGCTAATAACAATTTACCCGCCTTCGGAGGCGGGTTAATCAGTGTACAAAGGATATGGACTCCTAGAAATATAAATGAATTGGTTAGATAGTGACTAACTAAAGTGAACACTGAACTCACAATGCTTTTTCACTTTTTCAACATCCTCTTTCCGACTCAGGTGTTGATCATGGCTCTCACCCTAACATCTTCTTAAATTAATCACATAAAAAGCTGTGGGTAATACCATCGTGTCTTTTTAGAATGTTGCTGTTAAAAACACTGCGTCGACCAGAGCAGACGGCACAGACTCCAATCGATATTTTTTTAGAAGTTTGGTGTACTTCTTTGTGCCTGTCTTGATAGTAGCATCAACCTTAGAAAAATGCCTCATTTTCTTTACAAAACTTTATGCTGAAAGGAATTAGGTAAAAATTACCAAGGAAGACAATTGCCATCCCAAGAAAAGAATTGTCCTGTATCATTTTCAGTTAAGTTATCAATAATAGTTAATAGTTGTTTAACGGTTCTTTCCACAGAAAATAACTTCTCTAGGGGAACATTTTTTTGGAACGGTTTAGATAAATTGGTGTCCGTTGTGCCAGGATGTAATGCAACCACAATTGTATGAGGACAAGTTCTTTTATATTCAATAGAAATGGTTTTTAAAAACATATTAAGGGCTGCTTTTGAAGCGCGATAACCGTACCAACCCCCCAGATAATTATCTTCAATACTGCCCACTTTGGCACTAATAGCAGCAAAAATGCTCTGGTGGGAATGACGAAAGAAAGGTAATAAATGTTTAGCTAATAAAACACTGGCGATACTATTAACTTGAAAGTAGGTCAATAAGTTTTCAGTGTTAATATGTCTGAGACTTTTTTCAGGATTAATATTATCTTCATGAAGAATACCGACACAGTTAATAACTAAATGGAGTTCTGATATTTCTTGTTTTAACTGTTTAGCTAGATTACTGATTTGTTCTTCTTCGATAATATCTAACTGTAATAATGTTAGAGAGTGAGAATATTGAATCTGTAACTTAAATAACTCTTGTGCTGTTTCTTTTTGGCGATAAGTTGCATAAATATTGACCCTTTCTTCACGTTCAATCAGAATTTTCACAAATCCTAGTCCAATTCCCCTAGAAGCCCCAATAATGAGAATATTTTTATCAATCTTTTCAGTATTCATTATATTTTGTAGTATAATTTATCAACCGATAAAAGAACAGAGATGAGCTAATTTACAATCTTGACAATTCGGCGTTCTGGCCTTACAAATTTGACGACCATGATAAATAATACGAATGGAAAAGTTTTCCCAATCTTTTTGCGGTAATAAAGCCATTAAATCTTTTTCAATTTTAACAGGATCAGTGGCTTTTGTTAACCCTAATCGTTGACTTAATCGTTTAACGTGGGTATCCACTGTGACCCCTGCATTAATACCAAAAGCGTGGGCTAAGACCACATTAGCTGTTTTTCTGGCAACTCCAGGTAATAATAATAATTCTTCCATTGTTTGAGGAACTTGACCGTTAAAATCTGCAACAATTTTTTGACAAGCTCCTTGAATATTTTTAGCTTTATTCCGATAAAATCCTGTAGAACGGATCCAGGTTTCTAATACCTCTCGATCTGCATTAGCTAACCCTTTAGCATCAGGAAACTGAGTAAATAATTCAGGGGTCACTTTATTGACCCGTTCATCTGTACATTGTGCCGATAGGATAGTCGCTACTAATAATTGAACCGGACTATCATAAGTTAAACTACAAGTGGCATCGGGATATAATTGTTTGAGAATTTTTAGTATTTCTAACGCTTTTTTTAGTTGATTGGGTGTTTTCATGATAAAAACCTGAGTTTAGGTTAAAGGGGGGAAGAAATTCACTGGGAGGATAAGCTTCCCTGAAATGACTATGGGATAAAGTATATATTTTCCTTGTTACAAATAATTCATATCTAATTCACCTTGTTTTTTAGTCTTGCACAAGTAACCTTTTGAACATCTTTTTATTTTCTGAGATACTAATATTACTCAAGTTCAATCATTTAAGTTCATCAATTCTTAATTTTAGTTGATCATTATCCTACATTATAATATAATATTTTTACACTGTTTTTCAGATTTTAATAAATACATGAAAAATGGGTAAAAGTGTATTGGTTAGTTATTGGAAAGTCATGGAACTTTTAATATTTTTAAATATCAATGTGCTTATGCTTGAAAACAAAAAACTTAGAAGATTTCATTAAAGATGTAGATAATCAATCGTTAAATAAAGATTTTTTTAGTAGTAGTATTACAAATAGCTGATATAGCTAGTCTATTTGGATCGTGAACGTTGGTCAGCTTTTATAACAATTAAAATAACTTTTTGATGAAATAAAGTAGGTAATATTTTGTATTTTAGTAACTTTGTAGGTGTAATTGCGCTGCTAATCGCCATTTATATTTTCTGGAAAATTCGCTTTATTATTCTGCTGACGTTTGCGGCAGTAGCCTTGGCAACGGCAGTTAATTATTTAGTTCAGTTATTGATGAAGTCAGGGCTAAAAAAGCGTAGTGTATCAATTGTTGTGGCTTTATTTCTACTCTTGTTAATATTTGCAGTTTTTCTGTTGCTAATTTTTCCGCCATTTATCGATCAGGTACAACAATCCCTTTCCTTATTACCTCTGGCTGTAGATAGGATTGAGGCTTGGTTAATGTGGTTGCAAGAAACAGTCCCAGAACAGCTTGTCGGAGAAATTCAAAAGCTAGAAAATCTGACTCGTGATTTACCCGGTATTGCCACCCAGCTTGTCGGCAATTTCTATAGTATTTTTTCAGGTTCGTTGGGTGTTCTGTTAAATATTTTGCTGGTGACGGTGGTAATGATTATGCTACTTGCCAGTCCCAGGCCGTATATACGCTTATTTCTCGCTTTTTTCCCCTCTTTCTATCGTCGCCGCGCTGCCAAAATTCTCAAAAAAAGTGAGATTGCTTTAGTGGGGTGGACTAAGGGAATTTTGTTTAATATGCTGGTTATTACTCTTCTTAGCTGGTTTGGATTGAGCATTCTGCAAGTCAAACTTTCTCTAGCTAATGCGCTTTTGGCTGGCTTATTAACCTTTATTCCAAATTTAGGTCCTGTTTTAAGCTGTATTCCTCCAATTGTTTTGGCTTTAATCGATGCACCCTGGAAAGCGTTAGCCGTATTGATACTTTATATTCTAATTCAACAAGCAGAAAGTAATATCTTGACTCCTTTAGTAATGAAGCAACAGGTATCTTTATTACCGGCAGTGACTTTACTCGCTCAAGCCTCATTTGCCATCTTTTTTGGTTTTATTGGTTTATTTTTGGCATTACCCTTAACTGTGGTGGCTCAGGTATGGATTGAAGAGGTCTTAATTAAAGATATTTTAAGTAGCTGGAATAAAAACAAGCGATCGCTTTAAAGTCTGTTGACGTAAAAAAAGACGCGATCGCCCGCGCCTTTTTTCTATGGTTTCTAACCTAACTTATAGCTGAGGCACAAACTGTTCTTTTTCAGGAACATGGGTGTATTCAGCCACAATTTGACGGAATTCTTCTCCATCGATGGTT from Crocosphaera subtropica ATCC 51142 includes these protein-coding regions:
- the nth gene encoding endonuclease III: MKTPNQLKKALEILKILKQLYPDATCSLTYDSPVQLLVATILSAQCTDERVNKVTPELFTQFPDAKGLANADREVLETWIRSTGFYRNKAKNIQGACQKIVADFNGQVPQTMEELLLLPGVARKTANVVLAHAFGINAGVTVDTHVKRLSQRLGLTKATDPVKIEKDLMALLPQKDWENFSIRIIYHGRQICKARTPNCQDCKLAHLCSFIG
- a CDS encoding AI-2E family transporter — encoded protein: MYFSNFVGVIALLIAIYIFWKIRFIILLTFAAVALATAVNYLVQLLMKSGLKKRSVSIVVALFLLLLIFAVFLLLIFPPFIDQVQQSLSLLPLAVDRIEAWLMWLQETVPEQLVGEIQKLENLTRDLPGIATQLVGNFYSIFSGSLGVLLNILLVTVVMIMLLASPRPYIRLFLAFFPSFYRRRAAKILKKSEIALVGWTKGILFNMLVITLLSWFGLSILQVKLSLANALLAGLLTFIPNLGPVLSCIPPIVLALIDAPWKALAVLILYILIQQAESNILTPLVMKQQVSLLPAVTLLAQASFAIFFGFIGLFLALPLTVVAQVWIEEVLIKDILSSWNKNKRSL
- the glmS gene encoding glutamine--fructose-6-phosphate transaminase (isomerizing); translated protein: MCGIVGYIGTKTATEVLIDGLERLEYRGYDSAGIATVLEGTVHCTRAKGKLYNLREKLEREVNPSQMGIGHTRWATHGKPEEHNAHPHRDSSKRVAVVQNGIIENHQELREELIEKGCEFLSETDTEVIPHLIAQYLPETVDYDGLLEAVQKAVHRLNGSFAIAVICADYPDEIIVARHQAPLIIGFGQGEFFCASDVTAVVPHTHAVLSLENGEIARLTALGVEVYDFDLKRLRKLPRTLDWNIATVEKQGFRHFMLKEIYEQPSVVRSCLETYLDPSWNIENGEEKSPIALGLAAELCDNVDYIQIVACGTSWNASVVGKYLLEQLAGIPTMVQYASEFRYSPAPMLANTLTVGVTQSGETADTLAALEMEKQRRMGLEFPYDARILGITNRPESTLAHMVDRIINTQAGIEIGVAATKSFTAQLMGFYFLALELAYRRKRLSLEKFESLIKGLRELPNQIELILSQQEKQIEELAHEFIETQDFIFLGRGVNFPIALEGALKLKEISYIHAEGYPAGEMKHGPIALLDAKVPVVAIAMPGEVHDKVLSNAQEAKARDARLIGVTSVDDNEARSTFDDLLFVPHVDEILSPIIAVIPLQLLAYHIAARRGLDVDQPRNLAKSVTVE
- a CDS encoding SDR family NAD(P)-dependent oxidoreductase, which produces MNTEKIDKNILIIGASRGIGLGFVKILIEREERVNIYATYRQKETAQELFKLQIQYSHSLTLLQLDIIEEEQISNLAKQLKQEISELHLVINCVGILHEDNINPEKSLRHINTENLLTYFQVNSIASVLLAKHLLPFFRHSHQSIFAAISAKVGSIEDNYLGGWYGYRASKAALNMFLKTISIEYKRTCPHTIVVALHPGTTDTNLSKPFQKNVPLEKLFSVERTVKQLLTIIDNLTENDTGQFFSWDGNCLPW